The window TCATCCACCTAACCGGAGGCAGAGTAGGGCATTTTCTAAGAGGCTGCAATGCAAAATAATAAAAGGTAACAATAAATAAAGTCGATTAAGATCAAATTCAAATCGAGAGGATCACCGCCACAAATGCATCACTGATCTCAAGTAGTTTAAATGACAAAGTGGTCGACAAAAACGACCCTGCAAAAGCCGACTGACTGGTAATGGAAAGCAGTGGTTAAAGACGGgaatgcagagaacacacagaaaGCGAGCAGAGCATTAGTTCAACACGGAGATCTCATTAAAGAAATAGCACTGAAATCCAAATTTAACCCCTTTTCCGGAAGACCCATTATACCGAACCATTGTTTTTGCAACAATAACAGGACACTGAGGTTTTACAGTAATAGAAGAATTTGTTAGTATCTTATAAAACACCACCTGAACACCTGAAGGAAAACTGCTGTTGCAGAGAGATCTCCCACACAGACCACAGAGATCACTGTGCTTACAAACAAGCCAACTAATAAAGTGGTGGTATGGTAAGCTGTTAAttgcagtaaatgtaattaacGGTTGCTGTAAAACAAAGGACTAAACCTAGGCCTATGTTTAATAGTTATTGGATTTCTCACAAAATTCCTTGCGAGCCAGTAGGTTTGTAAGTTAAGCAGCAGACTGGTTTAAGTTGACAGGTCCAGTGACTCCTGCCGATCCCTGTAAGTGGCTCActggatttttcttctctcCTTGTAATTTGAACCAGAGATTGCGTTTCGTTCATCACATTCACTCTGTAGTGAACGTGAGATTGTATGTAGCATTTATCACAACACATCCTCTCCAAGCCAGAGTTCTCCATCCAAACAGCACAATCACTTCTTATGTAACTGAATGAAGTAGTATGTATGAAAGTTGGAACACCAATGAAGAGGTTCTCTGGCATATCAAACCAATCAGCCAGTAAAAAATTCTGACACACTGGCCACATTTTCACAGTCACAACATGGAACCAACTAGCCCACAGAGAACGTCTGGAAAAACGTCAGATTGGCCCGTTCACATTACGTGTCTTACAATTTCTACACTCAACACATTTCACACTTAATGAACAGCCCTAATATTTTAAATGACACCGTTTGAAAACCAATAACAGCTTTAAGCTGTTAAGATCACGCCACCATAGACTTCCTCTAAAGATCTCAAAAATGTCAGGGAGTTCATAACATTTACATCAGGGCAAAAACTGAATGGTGAGAAAGAATCTTAATAGTCATGTCTGAACTTTATAGATTTTGAGAAAGATGCTAGACAAACAGGGGTGTAGAGCTGTAGAGTCCACAAAGCACAGCTTTTGTTTTCATATCTTGGTCTAATAAATTGAAAAAGTAAACAGTAACATGTTAATGTAAGGCACACTTCCAGCCACTAATTTCTTCCTTTATGGAAACATGGACTGAATTTAGACACCATGGTGTATCCAATTGTGAATTTTGTGAACCATTTTGCATTTTATGTGAAATTCACACTGATAAACTCTATGCTGAGTCTATATTAGCATTAAACAAACTGCCTGTATTTAAGGGGAAATGCACTGCAGCTATGGGTTTGTTCAAGACAGCCCTTTGGTTCTGAGCTATTTGTTTCTGAGTTCTGACCGTGGAAATGTGGCTacggcaaaaaaagaaaaagaaaaagcatgACTCAACAGCAGAGAGCCACAATGATCATTATTTCAGTGAAGACCGGGGACCATTACCAAGACCTGCTTAGAACTTTTGGTACTAAAAGACAATCACCTCAAAACAAGTCATTGTAGTCATTCATTCCAGTGAGCATGTGTCTGGGTCCGTAACATCCAAATCCCAGAGCTCCAATGCTGAAACCAGTACTGCCAATGCAAAGCAATTTTTTCCCAAGCTCGGGCCCAAGCAGTCCCAAAGCCTCATCTGGCCACACAGTCTATAGGAGAGCTCATTCTGAGAAAGCAGATCACTGACCACTGTATCCTGCACAGGAGAGTACAAGAGTATGGAAAGAGGAAGATAAAACCCGGCTCCTGGAGGCTGAGTCAATAACAGAGAAAGACATCTTGGGCCTGAAGGACATTGTGAGGCTATGCTCCCCACCAGCCATCTCCCATACTACCCTGATTCTGCCCGACTCTGTCCTGTGGGCTGGTCAGGGGTTCATTCGTGGACGTCCCAGATTTCGGAAAGCAGAGGTGGGAGTTTTTTGTCCTGCAGACGCAGGGCGAAGACCTGTTCAGAGTGCACGCTGCTGAGGGTGCGTAGACTCACCAGCTTCATAAGCATGCGGGGGAACATCAGGTGATCCTGTAGCAGATACAAGACAAGACAGGGAATGGTCATTGACtcagcactatatatatatatatatatatatagtgctatAATAGCCATAACAAAATGTACAGATAGCAATGGACAGAAGGTTTGAGAAGCAGCCTTGTGATCGGAAGGTTGTCGTTTTGATCCCTTGAACTGCCAGGAAACGACTGAAGAGCCCTTAAGCAAGACACCTAAACTCCCTGGCCAGCGCAGCTAGGGCTGCCCAACAGGTACCTGTGCTCATTGTCCCCCTAGTGCAGGGGTGGGCACTTCTGGTCCTGGCAGGCTGGGCACAATTGTTTTtggcttttcctgctcaagcacacctgattcaactcacctgttaatttcCAGGTTGAGTAGGTCTGTTAGAACAGGGAAATcggcaaactgtgctggattcCAGCCCCTGTTGCCTGCCTCtgctctagtgtgtgtgtgtgtgtgtgtgtgtgtgtgtgtgtgcgcgcaacACAAATGATGATGGAGAGGttcttccttctttctgtcttcttAAAGCATCCTAAGATgctaaaaattattattatcttaacATTAAATAAGAGCATAAGAGATGAGGTTTACGTAACGTTTTCTCTTGGTAGCAGATAATTTAACAATTCAAGCTTACAACATTAGCAGCATAAGCTCATAAAAACACTGCTCAATAATGGTCTGAAAATGACTGGCAATTATTCATGGCAAGCATTCAAAACGCAATGTCAGGCTATTAAAGACCATCAATTAATGAGTAAACCATTCGCCTGCTACATAAAGATGAAGTTGACGTTGTGCCGGCTGTAAAAACGTCATGCAGACCACCGAAGCAGAGAAAAGACAACCAGTCGCACACTTAGTGAGCATTAACAGAAAGAGCCATGTGTGACGGCACTTACATTAGGTCTCTTTATCCTGATGTATGAATGCAGAGCATCCACGTACGGCTGCTGGAGCTTCTCCACTAAATCATGGTCTTGCACATTGGGCCGGTCtaagaacacaaacacatatacgCGCACACAGAAGAAAGGGGGTTCAGAAATCAAACATGATTGACAGTAATGGTGTATTTCATTAGAGGGAGTACAGAAGTGCCTTGGAAGAAGGACAGTTACGCTCTTAGCAGATGTCCTGCAGTATATCACTTGCAAGGCAAACCTCAACCTAGCACTAAAAACGGCTTCTGGATTATTTAAAGCCTCTCTTGTGCATAAAAGTACGCTGTACAGGATGCCAGACATGAATAAAAATGCTGCACACAACACAGTGctgcattacagtaatcaagAAATGCTTGCCACACTGCAGCCAGCATCATcaattacaattttttttaagcTAAGTAAGCTTTGTTTAATGAAATGAAGAGGTAGTAGGCAGCGCCCTCCAGACAAGCATGAAATTACAGACCATTCTATAATGGATGATCTTAAGAAAAgaattttacataattattacataCATTAGGACTGTCAGTGTagcgctatatatatatatatatatatatatatatatatatatatatatatatatatatatatatatatatatatattcacaattATCAAATATTTCTGATTtataaacacaatatttttCAATTTTACATAACCTTAGTACATGGCTTTTTTTCCAAAGACAGTCCCAAATCCATAAGTGGCCCCTTAAAAATATAAGGCATCCTTAAAAGCACACTGTCAAAAGTGCAATATTAATTCATGttaatgtatatattaattctttttttttttttttacatatttatatctaaatatatccaagatatattttatatatttcatatgGTCTTCCATGCATTTAATAACCATTGTGAATGACTACCTGGCCTTAACCAGGCTAAAAGCGGTTgcttaaacatttaaacaatcaaaatgagcattttctacatttaaatgtGTATTATTCTAATATAACAGCCTAAACACATCTACTACGCCACATTTATATGTGTACAAGCACCCCCCCCTCCTTAGCTGCTGAATACATGTCCCAGCACAGCCAGATGGCTAACTGTGAGAGCAGGATGTGTGCAGAACCTTCTCTGCATGGGAGGCTGACCTGCTGAGAAGATGTTGATTGCGATAAGCAGTGCATACTCTGCCTCGTCCAGGTGCAGGTCGTTCATGCCCTTAGAGAACTCGAAGATGGGGTTGATGAACTCGATCTGCAGCCCTATTGGAAAGCCAGTAGGATAAAGGTCATTTTGGACATCTGCAGGTCACAGGCAAATCAACTTCAAATGCAGGGTAACCACAACCAATCAAAATTCAGATTGATAGACTCACACACTGAGTGTAACGTTTTTCAATGGCACCCAAACCTAGGCTCTGGTTAATTCACATGGTTCAttcacatgcatacacacctGCTTTGGCAAAGTCATCCTTGTTGTAGCTAAAGTCTGGAGAGAGGAAAGTGATGCTCTCTATTGCTGGGTTGTAGCGCCGAGATGTCTCTAGCAGCATGATCTACATAACACCGTAAAAACAGGCAGGCAGTGCACAACAAGGAGAGATTAGTATTGCAGTGACCCACAgacaccactagagggcagaaagtgtccattttaaaaatgtatgtggttACAAATTGGCAAAGAGGCAAACCCAGTAAACTACATCAGTCCACGTGTGCATGTtcacatgacacacacacacacacacacacacacacacacacacacacacacacacacacacacacacacacacacacacacacacacacacacacacacacacacacacacacacacacacaggcaggcaGCACTACGCAATATGATTACAACATCATTTAAAAGTGACATGGTCCATGAGCTAAAGCAGGTGCGTGCTGGGACACTGACCTCTATGGTGGAGGTCTTGAGCAGGGCGATCTGGTCCTCTCGAGTGAGTTCCAGGAAGCCAGGCAGCTGTTTAGCAAAGTCTACAATCTCTTGCACCGACATGATTGCCAGCTCGGTGAAATGAGCAAAACGCTGTTGTCGCACCTCTCGGTTCATCGGGTCCTGACTCTGTGGCCACGGCTGGAGGGGGGGAAAGGGAGGGTCAAAAATTACTCTTTTGTCCCTATAATGTCAATAAACTGGTATTAGTGCCTAACATGCAGATTAAAAGTTAAAACCAGCTACAACATTGCtatgaaaatctgaaaaaacaataataaaaataatattattaataataaagcttTTTCCAGTTTTCAATGGAAAACAGTCATAACTATGATAGAGTGAATCAGGATGTAGTACAGGGGAATTCCAACAAGCTCGACTTTAACCAACAGCTGATGGGAGTTTACTGTGCTAGGGCAGAACATTCACTTTCTTACATACACAGAGTGCATGGGCACATTTTGTGCACacccactgtttcttctgaaatcaaggggattaaaaatgagttcttcctctttttctgaAGGAGCATCCTCTACTCTTCAgggaaggttttttttgttacaaGATGTGAAGTACTGCAGTGAGCATTTGCTTGCATCTAGTCATAAGACCATAAGACcaagtgtccacatacttttgtacatatttcatatttatattacatatactTTAGTGACATTTCAGCCACAACACAATTACTGAATGATTACATCACCAAACAAATGACTATTATTGACATCATTAGCCTTACGTAAAGGACTGTGGGCCCACTTACGGTGACTTTGAGTCGGTCAATGAAGGAGCGTTTGTTGCACTGTTTCTGCATGGCCACAAGCTTCTCAATCATATCCTGCTGTTCAGGAGCCAGCGGGGCCACCTCAGGGGCTGGGCTGGGGGTTGCCACAGCTGAGCTCCGTGCCGCTTCTTCCTCATGTtgcttcttcattttcttcagCCGAATTTGCTCCTCTGAGAGCACACCTAAGACAGAGGAACGCGCTTTAGACAGTAGCGAATCAATGAGTACCAGAGCATGTGTGGGCATGCATGTATGCAGGCAAATATCCCACATCTtaagtgtaaaataaatgtcAACAAAATGTTAACCTTCAG of the Salminus brasiliensis chromosome 25, fSalBra1.hap2, whole genome shotgun sequence genome contains:
- the nr1h3 gene encoding oxysterols receptor LXR-alpha, giving the protein MTTLSTTDISDVGHGESLGCVTEEGCSVAEVKHEVHSSSSQPASFSSSPKELNDTLPMEPSDIKLDPSTDTPAPEGQPVKRKKGPAPKMLGNEVCSVCGDKASGFHYNVLSCEGCKGFFRRSVIKGAQYVCKNSGRCEMDMYMRRKCQQCRLRKCREAGMLEQCVLSEEQIRLKKMKKQHEEEAARSSAVATPSPAPEVAPLAPEQQDMIEKLVAMQKQCNKRSFIDRLKVTPWPQSQDPMNREVRQQRFAHFTELAIMSVQEIVDFAKQLPGFLELTREDQIALLKTSTIEIMLLETSRRYNPAIESITFLSPDFSYNKDDFAKAGLQIEFINPIFEFSKGMNDLHLDEAEYALLIAINIFSADRPNVQDHDLVEKLQQPYVDALHSYIRIKRPNDHLMFPRMLMKLVSLRTLSSVHSEQVFALRLQDKKLPPLLSEIWDVHE